The following are encoded in a window of Amycolatopsis lexingtonensis genomic DNA:
- a CDS encoding GNAT family N-acetyltransferase, translating into MTGLLTERLRQACENAVAMWTTLAHARGDRVLDRPGFTAVDGRRFRIMLRTGEPDESTVQELTELARVKRADGRTVVVEDPFRVLDLDDLGMTAGQLPVMVREPAPVPDDGTVTRVRTAAELAVAEDLVVRGFPLEEYQPLEPGHVFPAALLDQAVFLKGGEGACVTMDHGGVGGVYWVTTLPEHRSKGVGRALMHAVLRHFEDRPVTLTAARAGKPLYDKLGFTTLGDANWWR; encoded by the coding sequence ATGACCGGATTGCTCACCGAGCGGCTGCGGCAAGCCTGCGAAAACGCCGTCGCGATGTGGACCACCCTGGCGCACGCCCGCGGCGACCGCGTCCTCGACCGGCCCGGCTTCACCGCGGTCGACGGCCGCCGCTTCCGGATCATGCTGCGCACCGGTGAACCCGACGAGAGCACGGTCCAGGAGCTCACCGAGCTCGCCCGGGTCAAGCGGGCCGACGGCCGGACCGTCGTCGTCGAGGATCCCTTTCGCGTGCTCGACCTCGACGACCTCGGCATGACCGCGGGGCAGCTGCCGGTCATGGTGCGCGAACCCGCGCCCGTGCCGGACGACGGGACCGTCACCCGCGTCCGGACCGCCGCCGAGCTGGCCGTGGCCGAAGACCTCGTCGTCCGCGGCTTCCCGCTGGAGGAGTACCAGCCCCTCGAGCCCGGGCACGTCTTCCCGGCCGCGCTGCTGGACCAGGCCGTCTTCCTCAAGGGCGGCGAAGGCGCCTGCGTCACCATGGACCACGGCGGCGTCGGCGGCGTCTACTGGGTCACCACGCTGCCGGAACACCGCTCGAAGGGCGTCGGGCGGGCGCTCATGCACGCCGTCCTACGGCACTTCGAGGACCGCCCCGTCACGCTGACCGCCGCCCGGGCCGGGAAGCCGCTCTACGACAAGCTCGGGTTCACCACACTGGGGGACGCCAACTGGTGGCGCTGA
- a CDS encoding GtrA family protein, with the protein MPEPRELLRFAVVGSAAYGVTLLGDYSLKLTVFREKPVTALALATIASTAFAYLLSRRWSFAGRGGHRRLREATLFFAVNAGAVAVNLVPPLVSRYVLLLAVPHVGFVAQEIADFVAGMVLGTVAGTAFRWYGYRRWVFPRSAPPVGVPQCGEPELVVERLPGPGGGQRDGAVLEVP; encoded by the coding sequence ATGCCCGAGCCGCGAGAGCTGCTCCGCTTCGCCGTCGTCGGCTCGGCCGCGTACGGGGTCACCCTACTGGGCGACTACAGCCTGAAGCTCACCGTGTTCCGGGAGAAGCCGGTGACGGCGCTCGCGCTCGCCACGATCGCCTCGACGGCGTTCGCGTACCTGCTGTCCCGGCGCTGGTCGTTCGCGGGCCGGGGCGGGCACCGGCGGCTGCGCGAGGCGACGCTGTTCTTCGCGGTCAACGCGGGTGCGGTGGCCGTGAACCTGGTGCCGCCGCTGGTGTCGCGGTACGTGCTGCTCCTGGCGGTCCCGCACGTGGGGTTCGTGGCGCAGGAGATCGCGGACTTCGTCGCGGGGATGGTGCTGGGCACGGTGGCCGGGACGGCGTTCCGCTGGTACGGCTACCGGCGGTGGGTGTTCCCGCGGTCAGCGCCACCAGTTGGCGTCCCCCAGTGTGGTGAACCCGAGCTTGTCGTAGAGCGGCTTCCCGGCCCGGGCGGCGGTCAGCGTGACGGGGCGGTCCTCGAAGTGCCGTAG
- a CDS encoding lipase family protein: MTARRVLAALAAVVLATALAPAASAAPAEGTGPFDDSFYTPPSPLPAGKPGDVLRWRPSNAGPRKASVDAWQVMYLSTNALGQPDAVTGTVLVPKTANRATAPIVSFDPGTHGPAFACTPSKMIDIGAFYEQPGLDDLLDAGYAVTVPDYEGYQSTPKTTYVVDRSEGPAVIDGVRAAQRLTAAGLSSTSKVVFRGYSQGGGAAAWAGELQPTYAPELNLAGIAAGGVPSDLVQVTLQLDGKFGFGVFAYALLGLDQAYPELQLDSFLSDNGRAKLAEMKQSACTFELLTTYANQKIADYTTGPGYIKPAWVARLNENKLGGTPPKVPVFQYHGTGDQLVQFAQADALHKAYCAAGVAETWKTYDTDHITLVYTGNADVLAFVKDRIEGKPASSNC, translated from the coding sequence GTGACCGCCCGCCGCGTGCTCGCCGCGCTGGCGGCGGTGGTCCTCGCGACGGCGCTCGCCCCCGCGGCTTCGGCGGCGCCCGCCGAGGGGACCGGCCCCTTCGACGACTCGTTCTACACGCCGCCGTCGCCGCTGCCCGCGGGCAAGCCGGGCGATGTGCTGCGCTGGCGCCCTTCGAACGCGGGCCCGCGCAAGGCGTCGGTCGACGCGTGGCAGGTGATGTACCTGTCGACGAACGCGCTCGGGCAGCCCGACGCGGTCACCGGCACCGTGCTGGTGCCCAAGACCGCGAACCGGGCCACCGCCCCGATCGTCTCGTTCGACCCCGGCACGCACGGGCCGGCGTTCGCCTGCACGCCGTCGAAGATGATCGACATCGGCGCGTTCTACGAGCAGCCCGGCCTCGACGACCTGCTCGACGCCGGGTACGCCGTCACCGTCCCGGACTACGAGGGCTACCAGAGCACCCCGAAGACGACCTACGTCGTGGACCGCTCCGAAGGCCCGGCGGTGATCGACGGGGTCCGCGCGGCCCAGCGGCTCACCGCGGCCGGGCTGTCTTCGACGTCGAAGGTCGTCTTCCGCGGCTACTCCCAGGGCGGCGGCGCCGCGGCGTGGGCCGGGGAGCTGCAGCCGACGTACGCGCCCGAACTGAACTTGGCCGGGATCGCGGCCGGCGGCGTGCCGTCCGACCTGGTCCAGGTGACGCTGCAGCTGGACGGGAAGTTCGGGTTCGGCGTGTTCGCCTACGCGCTGCTGGGCCTCGACCAGGCCTACCCGGAGCTGCAGCTCGACTCGTTCCTCAGCGACAACGGCCGCGCGAAGCTCGCCGAAATGAAGCAGAGCGCGTGCACCTTCGAGCTGCTCACGACGTACGCGAACCAGAAGATCGCGGACTACACGACCGGCCCGGGCTACATCAAGCCCGCGTGGGTGGCCCGGCTGAACGAGAACAAGCTCGGCGGCACCCCGCCGAAGGTGCCGGTGTTCCAGTACCACGGCACCGGCGACCAGCTGGTGCAGTTCGCGCAGGCCGACGCGCTGCACAAGGCGTACTGCGCGGCCGGCGTGGCGGAGACGTGGAAGACCTACGACACCGACCACATCACGCTCGTCTACACCGGCAACGCCGACGTCCTGGCCTTCGTCAAGGACCGGATCGAGGGCAAGCCGGCGAGTTCGAACTGCTGA
- a CDS encoding DUF6801 domain-containing protein, protein MSHPRGKKKSVAAAAAAGAVGLVATALLVGAQTSAADPISLTLNYHCTFPLVGSQSLKVVINTDLPTTVNTGQPTGAFDIKAVSTINADTVSGLSLIGATTLEGTATAAATVAAPSLNLPVSVPITLDKTNIPASGEMNINAAGKTPSLTFTQPGQAKITVGDLNLKVTPRKADGSVTGITPDGTIDAPCTQDAGQNNTLATITINGGGTTTPPTTTPPVTTPPTTTPPVTTPPTTTPPGPGIKYSFGITGQTALKALGSTAPIKGSFDADVNLSAKTFVGNLALDPTHTDFKLLGFLPGSSDVKVVQNGPQTGELVGTGFKAHIKFDTFLTQVNLFGFPISSDPKCGTVSPSTSEMTTGPDFDLLKGGKLSGTYSLSALQNCGAFNDYISAFAKSDGNSLDLVLAKK, encoded by the coding sequence GTGAGTCACCCAAGAGGGAAGAAGAAGTCGGTCGCGGCCGCCGCGGCCGCCGGCGCGGTGGGGCTCGTCGCCACCGCGCTCCTCGTCGGGGCGCAGACCAGCGCCGCCGACCCGATCTCGCTGACGCTGAACTACCACTGCACGTTCCCGCTGGTGGGGTCCCAGTCGCTGAAGGTGGTGATCAACACCGACCTGCCGACCACGGTCAACACCGGGCAGCCGACCGGCGCGTTCGACATCAAGGCCGTGTCCACGATCAACGCGGACACCGTCTCCGGCCTGAGCCTGATCGGCGCCACGACGCTCGAGGGCACCGCCACCGCCGCCGCGACCGTCGCGGCGCCGAGCCTCAACCTGCCGGTCAGCGTCCCGATCACGCTGGACAAGACGAACATCCCGGCCTCGGGGGAGATGAACATCAACGCGGCGGGCAAGACGCCGTCGCTGACGTTCACCCAGCCCGGCCAGGCGAAGATCACCGTCGGCGACCTGAACCTCAAGGTCACCCCGCGCAAGGCCGACGGCTCGGTCACCGGCATCACGCCGGACGGCACCATCGACGCGCCCTGCACGCAGGACGCCGGCCAGAACAACACCCTGGCCACCATCACCATCAACGGCGGCGGGACGACGACCCCGCCGACCACCACCCCGCCGGTGACCACGCCCCCGACCACCACGCCGCCGGTGACCACCCCGCCCACCACGACCCCGCCGGGCCCCGGCATCAAGTACTCCTTCGGCATCACCGGCCAGACCGCGCTGAAGGCGCTCGGCAGCACCGCGCCGATCAAGGGCTCCTTCGACGCCGACGTCAACCTGTCGGCCAAGACCTTCGTCGGCAACCTGGCGCTGGACCCGACGCACACCGACTTCAAGCTCCTCGGCTTCCTGCCGGGCAGCTCGGACGTCAAGGTCGTGCAGAACGGCCCGCAGACCGGTGAGCTCGTGGGCACCGGCTTCAAGGCGCACATCAAGTTCGACACGTTCCTCACGCAGGTGAACCTGTTCGGCTTCCCGATCAGCAGTGACCCGAAGTGCGGCACGGTCTCCCCGTCGACCAGCGAAATGACCACCGGTCCCGACTTCGACCTGCTCAAGGGCGGCAAGCTGTCGGGCACCTACTCGCTGTCGGCGCTGCAGAACTGCGGCGCGTTCAACGACTACATCAGCGCGTTCGCCAAGAGCGACGGCAACTCGCTGGACCTGGTGCTCGCCAAGAAGTGA
- a CDS encoding DUF6801 domain-containing protein, translated as MRKARSLLAAALACLVLPLAAAPAHASTPITKKLSYTCPFPLIGLQQLDVEIKASFDVPSAPGGTFTTSDLAVSVTVPDKSTRGLALVGAASIEGTASAGVTLTNGPLTLPLALPLTVAKTAVPASGPFTTNATGSVPPVQLPNAGKTALTIGGFSTRLTPKKADGSFTGLGSFTSDCTLDAGQDPVLFSFDLGTAARDYRVTGTTTLKALGATAPITGSFTGFSPAFDRTRAEFKVFGFVPGTADLQFSPDGPQTGEVAGDGFVAHSRLALALPQVTLFGLPVADAGCRASTSIPVELRTGTGFTLAAGGPLTGSYTIPALADCGAFTAYLSSLVQSDGNTFAVTLAAR; from the coding sequence GTGCGGAAAGCCCGGTCGTTGCTCGCGGCGGCCCTCGCCTGCCTGGTGCTGCCGCTCGCGGCCGCGCCCGCGCACGCGTCGACGCCGATCACGAAGAAGCTGAGCTACACCTGCCCGTTCCCGTTGATCGGGCTGCAGCAGCTGGACGTGGAGATCAAGGCGTCGTTCGACGTGCCTTCCGCGCCCGGCGGCACCTTCACGACGTCGGACCTCGCGGTCTCGGTGACCGTGCCCGACAAGTCCACCCGCGGCCTGGCCCTGGTCGGCGCGGCGAGCATCGAAGGGACGGCGTCCGCAGGGGTGACGCTGACCAACGGCCCGCTGACGCTGCCACTGGCCCTGCCGCTGACCGTGGCGAAGACGGCGGTGCCGGCGTCGGGGCCGTTCACCACGAACGCGACCGGCTCGGTCCCGCCGGTGCAGCTGCCGAACGCGGGCAAGACGGCGCTGACGATCGGCGGCTTCAGCACCCGGCTCACGCCGAAGAAGGCCGACGGCTCGTTCACCGGGCTCGGCTCGTTCACCTCGGACTGCACGCTCGACGCCGGCCAGGACCCGGTGCTGTTTTCGTTCGACCTCGGAACGGCCGCGCGCGATTACCGCGTCACCGGCACGACGACGCTGAAGGCGCTCGGCGCGACCGCGCCGATCACCGGCTCGTTCACCGGGTTCAGCCCGGCGTTCGACCGGACGCGGGCGGAGTTCAAGGTCTTCGGGTTCGTGCCCGGAACAGCCGACCTGCAGTTCAGCCCGGACGGCCCGCAGACCGGCGAGGTGGCGGGCGACGGCTTCGTGGCGCATTCCCGGCTGGCGCTGGCGCTCCCGCAGGTGACGCTCTTCGGCTTGCCCGTCGCCGACGCGGGGTGCCGGGCGAGTACGTCGATCCCGGTCGAGCTGCGCACCGGCACCGGGTTCACCCTGGCCGCCGGTGGTCCGCTGACCGGCAGCTACACGATTCCGGCGCTGGCGGACTGCGGTGCGTTCACCGCGTACCTCAGTTCGCTGGTCCAAAGTGACGGCAACACGTTCGCCGTCACGTTGGCCGCACGCTGA
- a CDS encoding DUF2252 domain-containing protein: MRRTTVGTLAVITLLATAAPGEAAGLTRDPVAVVYDRDHALHTLNGGATDDELTLRTETLASGAWAFFRGTSPLYYRDLGELPPSAYATAGGDVWLTGDAHLENTGADRGADNEEQFALTDTDDAWRGSWTWELRREAVSIVLAGRADGRSASQIATDVDTFVAEYAQWIGKFHGTGDEAGWRLTAGNTSDLVGDLIDAAAADKRADLLAKWTTGGHFKADPELQIVSATTRTQLADAVAAYRTTAGKPLKASEAVVKDVRRRTGAGTGSLGRFRWYVLVEGDTTSASDDRILELKQEVDPGPKQLAPNATTLTGGQRPALALRWLANQSDPLAGWASVGSTPVLVKEKSPFAEDLEIGDLTSSALWDDTVRDVGRLLAAAHSRADQDIPGTGLAYSADAAIDGAITSVSGLQSETRAFATSYADQVTSDWQAYVAAKNSGRPLF, from the coding sequence ATGCGCCGAACCACTGTGGGGACCCTGGCCGTGATCACGCTGCTCGCCACCGCGGCTCCCGGGGAGGCCGCCGGGCTGACCCGGGACCCGGTGGCGGTGGTCTACGACCGCGACCACGCCTTGCACACGCTCAACGGCGGGGCGACCGACGACGAGCTGACACTGCGGACGGAGACGCTCGCGTCGGGCGCGTGGGCGTTCTTCCGCGGCACTTCGCCGCTCTACTACCGGGATCTCGGGGAGCTGCCGCCGTCCGCGTACGCCACCGCGGGCGGCGACGTGTGGCTGACCGGCGACGCCCACCTCGAGAACACCGGCGCCGACCGCGGGGCCGACAACGAAGAGCAGTTCGCGCTCACCGACACCGACGACGCCTGGCGCGGTTCGTGGACGTGGGAGCTGCGCCGCGAAGCCGTCTCGATCGTGCTCGCCGGGCGCGCGGACGGCCGCAGCGCGAGCCAGATCGCCACCGACGTCGACACCTTCGTCGCCGAATACGCCCAGTGGATCGGGAAGTTCCACGGGACCGGCGACGAAGCGGGCTGGCGGCTGACCGCGGGGAACACCTCCGACCTCGTCGGCGACCTGATCGACGCCGCCGCGGCGGACAAGCGGGCCGACCTCCTCGCGAAGTGGACCACCGGCGGCCACTTCAAGGCCGACCCCGAGCTGCAGATCGTGTCCGCGACGACCCGGACGCAGCTCGCCGACGCCGTCGCGGCCTACCGGACCACCGCGGGCAAGCCGCTGAAGGCGTCCGAAGCCGTCGTGAAGGACGTGCGGCGGCGGACCGGCGCGGGCACCGGCAGCCTCGGCCGGTTCCGCTGGTACGTGCTCGTCGAGGGCGACACGACCTCGGCGTCCGACGACCGGATCCTGGAGCTCAAGCAGGAGGTCGACCCGGGCCCGAAGCAGCTCGCGCCGAACGCCACGACGCTCACCGGCGGGCAGCGGCCGGCGCTGGCGCTGCGGTGGCTCGCGAACCAGTCCGACCCGCTGGCCGGGTGGGCGAGCGTCGGGAGCACCCCGGTGCTGGTGAAGGAGAAGTCGCCGTTCGCCGAAGACCTGGAGATCGGCGACCTGACGTCGTCCGCGCTCTGGGACGACACCGTCCGCGACGTCGGCCGCCTGCTCGCCGCCGCGCACTCCCGCGCCGACCAGGACATCCCCGGCACCGGGCTCGCCTACTCGGCGGACGCCGCCATCGACGGCGCGATCACGTCCGTGTCCGGGCTGCAGAGCGAGACGCGGGCGTTCGCGACGAGCTACGCCGACCAGGTCACCAGCGACTGGCAGGCGTACGTCGCCGCGAAGAATTCCGGGCGCCCGCTGTTCTGA
- a CDS encoding YciI family protein: MAQYAVLIYERVPAEDLPKEIMDRHLGLPDRIGELGGKVTAGLALQPNETATAIRGDLVTDGPFVETKEVLAGVYLLEARDLDHALACAKLTPVVEGGVEVRPLIDFQVVPD; this comes from the coding sequence ATGGCGCAGTACGCGGTGCTCATCTACGAGCGGGTGCCCGCCGAAGACCTGCCGAAGGAGATCATGGACCGGCACCTGGGACTGCCGGACCGGATCGGTGAGCTGGGCGGCAAGGTGACCGCCGGCCTGGCCTTGCAGCCCAACGAGACCGCCACCGCCATCCGCGGCGACCTCGTCACCGACGGGCCGTTCGTGGAGACCAAGGAGGTGCTGGCCGGGGTGTACCTGCTCGAGGCCCGCGACCTCGACCACGCGCTCGCCTGCGCGAAGCTGACGCCGGTCGTCGAGGGCGGCGTCGAGGTCCGGCCGCTGATCGACTTCCAGGTGGTGCCGGACTGA
- a CDS encoding RNA polymerase sigma factor — protein sequence MSSAADAVAEAHRREWAAVLAATVRVTRDLDEAEEAVQDASLRALERWGRDGVPDRPGAWLTTVARRTALNGVRHREVLRRKLPLLVEPEAAEPPEPAGPIPDDRLRLVFTCCHPALAQEAQIALTLRLVCGVATADIAHAFLVPEPTMAARITRAKKKIAAARIPYAVPSAADLPARVSVVLTVVHLLFSAGHTASTGAGLVRDELTGRALDLARLLRALLPADTEVAGLLALLLVHQARRATRTDAAGRLLRLEDQDRARWDTGLIAEADRLVVEALKAGPPGRFGVQAAIAALHAQAPSYAETDWPQILVLYDVLLGLWPSPVVALNRAVALSMVDGPAAALAEVARLESGGRLAGYRYLPATKADLLHRLGRDAEAAEAYRAALELSDNAAEQEFLAARLSGA from the coding sequence CTGAGTTCCGCCGCCGACGCCGTCGCCGAGGCGCACCGTCGCGAGTGGGCCGCCGTGCTCGCCGCGACGGTGCGGGTCACCCGCGACCTCGACGAGGCCGAAGAGGCCGTGCAGGACGCCTCCTTGCGGGCGCTGGAGCGCTGGGGGCGCGACGGCGTCCCGGACCGGCCCGGCGCGTGGCTGACCACGGTCGCGCGCCGGACCGCGCTCAACGGCGTCCGGCACCGGGAGGTGCTGCGGCGCAAGCTGCCGCTGCTGGTCGAGCCTGAGGCCGCCGAACCGCCGGAGCCGGCCGGGCCGATCCCGGACGACCGGCTGCGGCTCGTCTTCACCTGCTGCCACCCGGCGCTGGCGCAGGAGGCGCAGATCGCGCTGACGCTGCGGCTGGTGTGCGGGGTCGCGACCGCCGACATCGCACACGCGTTCCTGGTGCCGGAGCCGACCATGGCCGCCCGGATCACGCGGGCGAAGAAGAAGATCGCGGCCGCGCGCATCCCGTACGCGGTGCCGTCGGCCGCGGACCTGCCCGCGCGGGTGTCGGTCGTGCTGACCGTCGTCCACCTGCTCTTTTCCGCCGGGCACACCGCGTCCACCGGGGCCGGCCTGGTCCGCGACGAGCTGACCGGGCGCGCCCTCGACCTCGCGCGGCTGCTGCGTGCCCTGCTGCCCGCCGACACCGAGGTCGCCGGGCTGCTGGCGCTGCTGCTGGTCCACCAGGCCCGCCGCGCCACCCGGACCGACGCCGCGGGCCGGCTGCTGCGGCTCGAAGACCAGGACCGCGCCCGCTGGGACACCGGGCTGATCGCCGAGGCCGACCGGCTCGTCGTCGAAGCCCTGAAGGCCGGCCCGCCCGGCCGGTTCGGCGTCCAGGCCGCGATCGCCGCGCTGCACGCGCAGGCGCCGAGTTACGCCGAGACGGACTGGCCGCAGATCTTGGTCCTCTACGACGTGCTGCTGGGCCTGTGGCCGTCCCCGGTGGTGGCGCTCAACCGCGCGGTCGCACTGTCCATGGTGGACGGTCCGGCGGCGGCCCTCGCCGAGGTCGCCCGCCTGGAGTCCGGAGGGAGGCTGGCCGGCTACCGCTACCTGCCCGCCACGAAGGCCGACCTGCTGCACCGCCTCGGCCGCGACGCGGAAGCGGCCGAGGCTTACCGGGCGGCGCTCGAGCTGAGCGACAACGCCGCGGAGCAGGAGTTCCTCGCCGCGCGGCTCAGCGGGGCCTGA
- a CDS encoding PP2C family protein-serine/threonine phosphatase — MTAAHDSSWNPGTRLRVLLVEDDDGDALLVEEMLADTAVPFSLERVETLAAALTGPLTADCVVLDLQLPDAMGLSGLTKLAQHAPGVAVVVLTGQHDQATGVAAVAAGAQDYLVKDQVDGPLLVKALRFARERKRAEQVEQQFLQQQLLARENARLERGLLPVPLLRDPHLDLAARYRPGRNGSLLGGDFYDAIELADGSVHMMIGDVCGHGPDEAALGVALRIAWRSLVMAGLPMADVLSMVERVLVHERIEPLFATVCMVVVAPDRRSLRLSLAGHLPPLLLTPGDGHLLSGGRVGVPLGIVEGAKWEALEVPLEPGWSLLLYTDGVFEGRVGAGSERLGHERMAELVLDIRHRGGLDGTDLLDELIARAERFNSGPLDDDVALALLSHDPGEPAR; from the coding sequence GTGACCGCCGCGCACGACTCATCGTGGAATCCCGGTACCCGCTTGCGGGTGCTGCTGGTCGAGGACGACGACGGCGACGCGCTGCTGGTCGAGGAGATGCTGGCGGACACGGCCGTGCCGTTCTCGCTCGAACGCGTCGAAACGCTCGCCGCCGCGCTGACCGGCCCGCTCACCGCCGACTGCGTCGTGCTCGACCTGCAGCTGCCCGACGCGATGGGGCTCAGCGGGCTGACGAAGCTCGCGCAGCACGCGCCCGGCGTCGCCGTGGTCGTCCTGACCGGGCAGCACGACCAGGCCACCGGCGTCGCCGCGGTCGCGGCCGGCGCGCAGGACTACCTCGTCAAGGACCAGGTGGACGGGCCGCTGCTGGTGAAGGCGCTGCGGTTCGCCCGGGAGCGCAAGCGCGCCGAGCAGGTCGAGCAGCAGTTCCTCCAGCAGCAGCTGCTCGCGCGGGAGAACGCGCGGCTCGAACGCGGCCTGCTGCCCGTCCCGCTGCTGCGCGACCCGCACCTCGACCTGGCCGCCCGCTACCGGCCCGGCCGCAACGGCTCCCTGCTGGGCGGCGACTTCTACGACGCCATCGAGCTCGCCGACGGCAGCGTGCACATGATGATCGGCGACGTCTGCGGCCACGGCCCGGACGAGGCCGCGCTCGGCGTCGCGCTGCGGATCGCGTGGCGCTCGCTCGTGATGGCCGGCCTGCCGATGGCCGACGTGCTGAGCATGGTCGAGCGGGTCTTGGTGCACGAGCGGATCGAGCCGCTGTTCGCCACCGTCTGCATGGTCGTCGTCGCGCCGGACCGAAGATCCCTGCGCCTGTCGCTGGCCGGGCACCTGCCGCCGCTGCTGCTCACCCCCGGCGACGGGCACCTGCTCTCCGGCGGCCGCGTCGGCGTCCCGCTCGGGATCGTCGAGGGCGCCAAGTGGGAAGCCCTCGAAGTCCCGCTGGAGCCGGGGTGGTCGCTGCTGCTCTACACCGACGGCGTCTTCGAGGGCCGCGTCGGCGCCGGGTCCGAACGGCTCGGCCACGAGCGGATGGCCGAGCTCGTGCTCGACATCCGCCACCGCGGCGGGCTCGACGGCACGGACCTGCTCGACGAGCTGATCGCCCGCGCCGAGCGGTTCAACTCCGGGCCGCTCGACGACGACGTCGCCCTCGCCCTGCTCAGCCACGACCCCGGGGAGCCCGCCCGATGA
- a CDS encoding sensor histidine kinase: protein MSAEARGWSIGRWLTLLAVAETALLLAALIGGGIALGNLTDARNRLLDVIGPQRLAALQLSTALLNQETGVRGYQLGRQPDFLAPYTDGVRSQADAVTQLRRAGAVPGTEVGDDLDAVLRAATTWQAAAAPTIAPGAPPVTPAQVERGRTLFNAVRTALDAQLAHLAVVRDAGRADLDAAARLLTAMLVAIAVLLVVLFAVLSFGLRRIITRPILGLADEVRQVAEHDVHRPVHGSGPREIAQLGADVEAMRQRILDEVAELERAHALLDRRTRELERSNADLEQFAYVASHDLQEPLRKVASFCQLLQRRYQGLLDERGEQYIEYAVDGAKRMQVLINDLLAFSRVGRKPGEHVLVGADRLVDDALANLEVALSLSGGKVAHVDLPEVRVEPALMTAVFQNLIGNALKFKGESPPEVRVTAERDGDDWVFSVSDNGIGIDAEYAERVFALFQRLHTRSAYPGTGIGLALCRRIVEYHGGRIWLDTAATDTTFRFTLPAREDNGEV, encoded by the coding sequence ATGAGCGCCGAAGCACGCGGCTGGTCGATCGGCCGCTGGCTGACCCTGCTGGCCGTCGCCGAAACCGCGTTGCTGCTCGCCGCGCTGATCGGCGGCGGGATCGCGCTGGGCAACCTCACCGACGCCCGCAACCGCCTGCTCGACGTGATCGGGCCGCAGCGCCTGGCCGCCCTCCAGCTGTCGACGGCGCTGCTGAACCAGGAGACCGGCGTCCGCGGCTACCAGCTCGGCCGGCAGCCGGACTTCCTCGCGCCCTACACCGACGGCGTCCGGTCCCAGGCCGACGCCGTGACCCAGCTGCGGCGGGCCGGCGCGGTCCCGGGCACCGAGGTCGGCGACGACCTCGACGCCGTGCTGCGAGCGGCCACGACGTGGCAGGCCGCCGCCGCGCCGACCATCGCCCCCGGCGCGCCGCCGGTGACCCCGGCCCAGGTCGAGCGCGGCCGGACGTTGTTCAACGCGGTGCGCACGGCGCTCGACGCCCAGCTCGCCCACCTCGCCGTGGTCCGCGACGCCGGCCGCGCCGACCTCGACGCCGCGGCGAGGCTGCTGACCGCGATGCTCGTCGCCATCGCCGTGCTGCTCGTGGTGCTGTTCGCGGTGCTGTCCTTCGGCCTGCGGCGGATCATCACCCGGCCGATCCTCGGCCTGGCCGACGAGGTCCGCCAGGTCGCCGAGCACGACGTCCACCGCCCGGTGCACGGCAGCGGGCCGCGCGAGATCGCGCAGCTCGGCGCCGACGTCGAAGCCATGCGGCAGCGCATCCTCGACGAGGTCGCCGAGCTGGAACGCGCGCACGCCCTGCTCGACCGGCGGACGCGCGAGCTGGAGCGGTCCAACGCCGACCTGGAGCAGTTCGCCTACGTCGCTTCGCACGACCTGCAGGAACCGCTGCGGAAGGTGGCCAGCTTCTGCCAGCTGCTCCAGCGGCGCTACCAGGGCCTGCTCGACGAGCGCGGCGAGCAGTACATCGAGTACGCCGTCGACGGCGCGAAGCGGATGCAGGTCCTGATCAACGACCTGCTGGCGTTTTCGCGGGTCGGCCGGAAGCCGGGCGAGCACGTGCTGGTCGGCGCGGACCGGCTGGTGGACGACGCGCTGGCGAACCTCGAAGTCGCGTTGTCCCTGAGCGGCGGCAAGGTCGCCCACGTCGACCTTCCCGAGGTGCGCGTCGAGCCGGCGCTGATGACGGCGGTGTTCCAGAACCTGATCGGCAACGCGCTGAAGTTCAAGGGCGAGAGCCCGCCGGAAGTCCGGGTCACCGCGGAGCGCGACGGCGACGACTGGGTGTTTTCGGTGTCGGACAACGGGATCGGCATCGACGCGGAGTACGCCGAACGGGTGTTCGCGCTGTTCCAGCGCCTCCACACGCGGTCGGCTTACCCGGGCACGGGCATCGGGCTCGCCCTGTGCCGCCGGATCGTCGAGTACCACGGCGGCCGGATCTGGCTCGACACCGCGGCCACCGACACGACTTTCCGCTTCACCTTGCCGGCGCGAGAGGACAATGGGGAAGTATGA
- a CDS encoding response regulator: MTQAPAPIDILLVEDDPGDVLMTREAFEHHKIRNALHVAADGVEALEFLNREGRFRAAPRPGLILLDLNLPRKDGRELLGEIKQDPRLRTIPVVVLTTSEAEEDILRSYELHANAYVTKPVDFEKFIDVVRKIDEFWVSVVQLPHR; encoded by the coding sequence ATGACGCAGGCGCCCGCCCCGATCGACATCCTGCTCGTCGAAGACGACCCCGGCGACGTGCTGATGACCCGGGAAGCGTTCGAGCACCACAAGATTCGCAACGCGCTGCACGTGGCGGCCGACGGCGTCGAAGCGCTCGAGTTCCTCAACCGCGAAGGCCGGTTCCGGGCGGCCCCGCGGCCCGGCCTGATCCTGCTCGACCTCAACCTGCCCCGCAAGGACGGCCGGGAGCTGCTCGGCGAGATCAAGCAGGACCCGCGGCTGCGCACGATCCCGGTCGTCGTGCTCACGACGTCCGAAGCGGAAGAGGACATCCTGCGCAGCTACGAGCTGCACGCCAACGCCTACGTCACCAAGCCGGTCGACTTCGAGAAGTTCATCGACGTGGTCCGGAAGATCGACGAGTTCTGGGTCTCGGTCGTGCAGCTCCCGCACCGGTAG